TAAACATATAGATTGATTATCATGCCACGGCGTGCATTGTGCAATGGTAAATTTATTATGTGTTGTTAGTTGGGAAAGTTtgttattggtaatttttgttgttggtgggctaatttttttggacttgttaattttattttaaattttagatttataattttttttatggtttttaaaaagataaatgatattgttaagaggggctaagtataattttattgtaccaaattactaaaaattaatacacacacacacatacatacatacatacatacatacacacatatatatatatatatattgcaactACTTACtaactaatttttatatttaaaaatacatttttatttaaaaaacctACAGAAATAAACATGACAAACccacataaaattatttaaaaaaagaacttattttatatttacaatTGGGTAATATGTAGTGAGACCACTTGTACGTACGTTTAAGTTCTTGCTGTAAGACCGGTATTTTTTTCCCGTCaatttagtatataaattttggtACTATAGCAATAGATGTTCTTATTTTTGcaccaaattattattattttttaaatgaaaatgaaaaggtTTTATTGCAACATCATAAAAGTTCACACGGggttagtattttattttttattttttttattttttattttttttacaatttacattggcaaagatgaaaaaaaaaattaagaagctCTTACTCCAATAGTATATAAAAGTCCTAGAGATGCTGCAATTgacactttttaaaaattttaactgaAATTTGGGTTCTAATTATCACATTTGGTAAAAACTTTTATCGTTAAATAAGAGATGTGAATCTCAATCTTCACATATAcaaaactaattggtgttttggtctaaTTATAAAGTATAGTCATTATTTAGCGGTTTTGATATTTATatctataaattaaataaaatataaaacaaattacTCCACTTTTTTCTATGTTTAGTATTTTttgtaaacaaaattttatatatcataAAGGAGGGTAAAAGGGCCAATCTCATTTCTAACTTCTGAGAGAAAGATCCAGTGGGAGGGAAGGGATGGCAATAGGCCAATCCTAATTACAAAATGTTGCCCAAGGGGCAATATTATTAGACAAAAAATTTACATGTctggaaacaaaaacaaagtccAAAAGAGCAAAGAACTTAGAGTTAACCTAATATAACTAGAAAAGAGAGCTAAAGATTTTGgaggagaaaaggaaaaactttaGAATCTCcttcaaaatcaacaaatttcataacCATCTTCAAAGCTAAAAGGACAACTTTCGAATCTCCTTCAAAcacggaaaattattaggtactcccggagtaccataaatgtatacttcctcctctcacatgaatggtgggtcccaccataaatttaattagtgggatccaccatttatgtgagaggagggagtacgtatttatgatactccgggagtatacaataatttcccGCACAACTACAGACTATTAGCATTACTATGGGTAATTACCGTTTGactagccttttttttttgttttttgggagaACTAACAACTACAAACTTGGTTGCAATCAATAAATACAATTTCACTTAATATCGTTTTATTAAATGTAGATTTTTACAAATCTCTCATTTGAATAACATTTGCTTCTTATATCCCTCAttcttgcaaaaaaattatatgttcaaaaatatacataaaaaataaatttatgaatcgaataataaataatatctatttggtataaaatttaacatgcaagttgagaatataaaaatatacaatctaacggttatatttttaaaatatgtaactatctaaattttttagtatatattgTAGCAGAACTTTAccccatatatttaatatctttaaaatatatatatatatatatatatatgtatataaaataaaagccaGACGTTGTGTGAGGAGTGAGCAGGACAGTAGGGTCTCAACCTCACTTCACTTTACTTTTTACCCAGTAAATAAATCACAAAGAGAGAATCCCAAACAACGCACATTATCGAATGAATTAGCAATGTCTGAGCCGAGAACAAAGCCTAAATTATCGTCTGTGTTTCTCCCAGACCACATCATTGACGAGATCCTCAGTTGGGTACCAGCGAAATCCTTAATCCGATTCAGGTGCGTTTCCAAATCTGGGTACTCAATCATCACAAACCCCATTTTCATTTCCACACACTTCAACCGAGCCAAATCACTATTTTCCAATgaagaaaacaacaacaatcataATGGTTATTTGCTATATACACCACTACATGTGGATCCTCTTCTTAATAGCAGAAATTTGTGTACTGTTGTTTGCAATAGCGATGGCGCATTGAGCAACAACATTTCTAGGATCGAAATACCCTTTAGTCATTCTCGGATAATGGGCTTTTCTAATGGCATGTTCTGTTTTGCTAGTTATGTGGAAAACTGTAGACATATAATGTATTTGTGGAACCCAAGCATTAGGAAGTTTAAGATGCTCGCTGCTACTGTGAACATCGCCAACTTTTCTACTCAGGTTGCTGTTGGTTTTGCGTATCATTCTCAAAGCAATGACTTCAAGGTTTTGAGAATTGTGTGTAATAAGCCTGCTGAGGCTGAGGTTTATACACTGAGTACGGATTCGTGGAGAAGGTTTGTCATATCAGTTGAATCATCAACTGGGTCTGGACTCAATGGATCTATTAGTGGTATTGATGTTTCACCCTGTGTATTTTTAAATGGAGCTCTGCACTCTATAGCATGTA
The DNA window shown above is from Quercus lobata isolate SW786 chromosome 7, ValleyOak3.0 Primary Assembly, whole genome shotgun sequence and carries:
- the LOC115952354 gene encoding F-box/kelch-repeat protein At3g06240-like — protein: MSEPRTKPKLSSVFLPDHIIDEILSWVPAKSLIRFRCVSKSGYSIITNPIFISTHFNRAKSLFSNEENNNNHNGYLLYTPLHVDPLLNSRNLCTVVCNSDGALSNNISRIEIPFSHSRIMGFSNGMFCFASYVENCRHIMYLWNPSIRKFKMLAATVNIANFSTQVAVGFAYHSQSNDFKVLRIVCNKPAEAEVYTLSTDSWRRFVISVESSTGSGLNGSISGIDVSPCVFLNGALHSIACTTVGHHFILSFDLNDEKFREIMLPWNYFHGLFRHLLGFSRYLAVSKGLLTFIVFGKSPAVASSFKCLIWVMREYGVSMSWTSKIVNLGWVDSFYGCTDNGEFLIEMSNGHLFSFDHESLEENSLGIQFPLWVGFTSNLMESLVLLE